One genomic window of Methanobacterium formicicum DSM 3637 includes the following:
- a CDS encoding MBL fold metallo-hydrolase, which yields MFNTKTIELKIYGGIATVNCYLLKINTSFVLIDTGPSSKRTSLEEELKSAGCKEGNLKLIIITHGDSDHTGNAAYLRQKHGSLIAMHPDDAGMTREGNMSHNRDVNFLTRIMFSLPFIRLNKSDWFKADIDVEDGYDLSSYGLNAKIIHIPGHSRGSIGILTGDNDLYCGDLLTNTSEPALNSIMDDETAAHSSVKKLEKIEVNMVYPGHGSPFIMREFIVKENDLIN from the coding sequence ATGTTCAATACAAAAACTATTGAATTGAAGATTTATGGTGGTATAGCTACTGTTAACTGTTACCTTCTGAAGATCAACACCAGTTTTGTCTTAATTGATACTGGACCATCCAGTAAACGTACCAGTCTGGAAGAAGAACTGAAAAGTGCGGGTTGCAAGGAAGGGAATCTGAAACTTATCATAATCACCCATGGCGATTCGGATCACACTGGCAATGCAGCTTACCTTCGCCAGAAACACGGTTCTCTTATAGCCATGCATCCAGATGATGCAGGAATGACCCGGGAAGGTAACATGTCACACAATAGGGACGTTAACTTCTTGACCCGGATCATGTTTTCATTACCATTCATCCGTTTAAACAAATCAGACTGGTTTAAAGCAGATATTGATGTGGAGGATGGTTATGATCTTTCAAGTTACGGATTAAATGCAAAAATAATTCATATACCCGGCCATTCCAGGGGTTCAATTGGTATCCTGACTGGAGACAATGATCTATACTGCGGTGATCTTTTAACCAATACTAGTGAACCTGCCTTGAATTCTATTATGGATGATGAAACTGCAGCCCACTCCAGTGTTAAAAAATTGGAAAAAATAGAGGTAAATATGGTTTATCCTGGCCATGGTAGTCCATTTATCATGAGGGAATTCATAGTGAAAGAAAATGACTTAATTAACTAA